AATTATTTATCAAATTTATCTAGTCGAAATTCCTCGATCAAGGCGATCAATTTTTCGGCATACTCTGGATCAGTTGCATAACCGCCATTTTGCAAAGCAATAGCGGCTTCACGATAATTTTTACTTGTCTTGATCGACTCGTACGTTCCGCCATTTAAAAATTCCATATGATCGACCATTGATTCTTGGATCGTTGTGTATTTCTTAAATGAATCATCGATCGTAATTTGTTCACCATCAATGAATTCTTCGGTGGGCATAATACTAGACTGCTCGTTGAATGCACCTTTGATCCCGAAAAGATTATTCGCTTCAATTGCTAGATCACTACGTCCCCAATCAGATTCCAAAATGGCTTGAGCGATCGTGATGCTGGCAAATAGATGCGTTTGTTTTTGTAAGATTTTGGCTTCAGCCGCGATTTCATCGATAAAAATCTGTTGATACGCAGTGGCTTCATCTTGAATGGGTTGTTCTTCGTTATTAAAAATTAAGAAAATACTCGCAATTGAAAGAAGTAAAATCAATAATAGCGGTAAAATATTTCGTTTGATAAGGATTCTTTGATTCATGTCATCCCCTCTTTTCCTTTAGTGAATAAAGTTAGTATAGTGGTTCAATGTTACAAAAAGATGCCAAATAAGTTAATAATTGTTTGGCTTTCTTAAGAAATAATTCAGTTTGATTAAGAAAGTTTTGAAGAATGAAAAA
This sequence is a window from Enterococcus wangshanyuanii. Protein-coding genes within it:
- a CDS encoding glycoside hydrolase family 73 protein, which translates into the protein MNQRILIKRNILPLLLILLLSIASIFLIFNNEEQPIQDEATAYQQIFIDEIAAEAKILQKQTHLFASITIAQAILESDWGRSDLAIEANNLFGIKGAFNEQSSIMPTEEFIDGEQITIDDSFKKYTTIQESMVDHMEFLNGGTYESIKTSKNYREAAIALQNGGYATDPEYAEKLIALIEEFRLDKFDK